Proteins encoded in a region of the Halanaerobiaceae bacterium ANBcell28 genome:
- the ppdK gene encoding pyruvate, phosphate dikinase yields the protein MSQEKLVYFFGGGEAEGRTEMKNLLGGKGANLAEMTSLGVNVPAGFTITTEVCTLYYENDRNYPEDLDAQVDEAMNKVEKAMGKKFGDTDDPLLLSIRSGARISMPGMMDTVLNLGLNDETVQGMIKKSDSERFAYDSYRRFVQMYGNVVKGIDGADFEHILEKKKEDLGVEFDTEIPAESLKELVAEFKAHVEKETGEVFPEDPKEQLWGAITAVFDSWDNPRAIAYRKLNDIADHWGTAVNVQAMVYGNMGEECGTGVAFTRNPSTGENKYYGEYLKNAQGEDVVSGVRTPKQISELEKDNPKVYKELTGIFDKLEKHYSDVQDVEFTFEGDELYMLQTRTGKRTARAAVKIAVDMVAEGLIDEKTAVSRVEPNKLDELLHKGIDPEADATVLAQGLDASPGAATGKVVFDSDEAAEMGENGEDVILVRTETSPEDIHGMAAAQGVLTSRGGMTSHAAVVARGMGKPAVAGCEDIKVDFATETFKTADGTTVAKGDFITIDGGDGKVYLGKVDTIDPEIDENFEKIMEWADGIRSLDVRTNADTPEDAKKAIEFGAQGIGLTRTEHMFFDEDRLPIVQEMILADNLEARQAALDKLMPMQKADFKGIFEAMGERPVTIRLLDPPLHEFLPDYNELLVEVTKLKATAGNEQEIAEKEELLATMDQLHEMNPMLGHRGCRLGMTYPEIYEMQVRAIFEAATELVKDGVSVHPEVMIPLISHINELKEMKKVAVAAADEIIAEANVDLDYTVGTMIELPRAALTADQVAEEAEFFSFGTNDLTQTTFGFSRDDAEGKFLAHYLKDNVLEKNPFQVLDQEGVGQLVKIGVEKGRSTNANLKVGICGEHGGEPASVKFCHNIGLNYVSCSPFRVPIARLAAAHAELENPRK from the coding sequence ATGTCACAAGAAAAATTAGTTTATTTTTTTGGTGGAGGAGAAGCTGAAGGTAGAACCGAGATGAAAAATCTTCTTGGTGGTAAAGGTGCTAACTTAGCTGAAATGACTAGTCTAGGGGTAAATGTACCTGCTGGATTTACAATTACAACTGAGGTATGTACACTTTATTACGAGAATGACAGAAATTATCCTGAAGACTTGGATGCTCAAGTAGATGAAGCTATGAATAAGGTAGAAAAGGCTATGGGTAAAAAGTTTGGAGATACTGATGATCCGTTGCTTTTATCTATTCGTTCTGGTGCTCGTATTTCTATGCCTGGTATGATGGATACTGTTTTGAACTTAGGTCTTAATGATGAAACAGTACAGGGTATGATTAAGAAAAGTGATAGTGAGCGTTTTGCTTACGATTCATACCGTAGATTTGTACAAATGTATGGAAATGTTGTTAAAGGAATTGATGGTGCTGATTTTGAGCATATTCTTGAAAAGAAAAAAGAGGACTTAGGTGTTGAATTTGATACTGAAATTCCAGCAGAGTCTTTGAAAGAATTAGTTGCAGAATTTAAAGCACATGTAGAAAAAGAAACAGGTGAAGTATTCCCTGAAGATCCTAAAGAACAATTATGGGGAGCAATAACTGCTGTATTTGACTCCTGGGATAACCCAAGAGCTATTGCTTATAGGAAGCTAAATGATATTGCTGACCACTGGGGTACTGCTGTTAATGTTCAGGCCATGGTTTATGGTAACATGGGTGAAGAATGCGGTACAGGTGTTGCCTTTACACGTAACCCTTCAACTGGAGAAAACAAGTATTATGGTGAATACTTGAAAAATGCTCAGGGTGAAGATGTTGTGTCTGGTGTTAGAACTCCTAAGCAAATTTCTGAACTTGAAAAAGATAACCCAAAAGTTTATAAAGAACTTACAGGTATTTTTGATAAATTAGAAAAACATTATTCAGATGTACAGGATGTAGAGTTTACTTTTGAGGGTGATGAGCTATACATGTTGCAGACACGTACAGGTAAGAGAACTGCTCGTGCTGCTGTGAAAATAGCTGTTGATATGGTAGCTGAAGGTTTAATTGATGAGAAAACTGCTGTAAGCAGAGTTGAACCTAATAAATTAGATGAACTATTGCATAAAGGTATTGACCCTGAAGCTGATGCAACTGTATTAGCACAAGGATTAGACGCATCTCCGGGTGCTGCAACAGGAAAAGTTGTTTTTGATTCTGATGAAGCTGCTGAAATGGGTGAAAATGGAGAAGACGTAATTCTTGTAAGAACTGAAACATCTCCTGAAGATATCCATGGTATGGCTGCTGCCCAGGGTGTATTAACATCTCGTGGTGGTATGACTAGTCATGCGGCTGTAGTTGCTCGTGGTATGGGTAAACCAGCTGTTGCAGGTTGTGAAGATATCAAAGTAGATTTTGCTACAGAAACTTTTAAAACTGCTGATGGTACTACAGTTGCAAAAGGTGACTTTATCACAATTGATGGTGGAGATGGAAAAGTTTATCTAGGTAAAGTAGATACTATTGATCCTGAGATAGATGAAAACTTTGAAAAAATTATGGAATGGGCAGATGGAATTAGATCTCTTGATGTTAGAACAAACGCTGATACTCCAGAAGATGCGAAAAAAGCTATTGAGTTTGGAGCACAAGGTATTGGTCTTACACGTACAGAGCATATGTTCTTTGATGAAGATCGTCTTCCAATAGTACAGGAAATGATTTTAGCTGATAATTTAGAAGCTAGACAAGCTGCTCTTGATAAATTAATGCCTATGCAAAAAGCTGACTTCAAAGGTATCTTTGAAGCAATGGGCGAACGTCCTGTAACTATTAGATTACTGGATCCACCACTTCATGAGTTCTTACCAGATTATAATGAATTGTTAGTAGAAGTAACTAAGTTAAAAGCTACTGCTGGTAATGAACAAGAAATTGCTGAAAAAGAAGAGTTGTTAGCTACAATGGATCAACTTCATGAAATGAACCCAATGCTTGGACATCGTGGATGTCGTTTGGGTATGACCTATCCTGAAATTTATGAAATGCAAGTTAGGGCTATTTTCGAAGCTGCTACTGAATTAGTAAAAGATGGAGTTAGTGTGCATCCTGAAGTTATGATTCCTCTTATTTCACATATTAATGAATTAAAAGAGATGAAAAAAGTTGCAGTTGCAGCAGCAGATGAAATTATTGCTGAAGCTAACGTAGACCTTGATTATACTGTAGGAACAATGATTGAGCTTCCTAGAGCTGCTCTTACTGCAGATCAAGTTGCTGAAGAAGCAGAATTCTTCTCTTTTGGTACAAATGACTTAACTCAAACTACATTTGGATTTAGTCGTGATGATGCTGAAGGTAAATTTTTAGCTCATTACCTAAAAGATAATGTACTTGAGAAAAATCCTTTCCAGGTATTGGATCAAGAAGGTGTAGGACAATTAGTTAAGATTGGTGTAGAAAAAGGACGTTCAACAAATGCTAACTTAAAAGTAGGTATTTGTGGAGAGCATGGTGGAGAGCCTGCTTCTGTTAAGTTCTGTCATAACATTGGTCTAAACTATGTTTCTTGTTCACCATTCCGTGTACCAATTGCTAGATTAGCTGCAGCTCATGCAGAACTTGAAAATCCACGTAAATAG
- a CDS encoding bacteriohemerythrin produces MFDWKERYSVGVKEIDEQHKQLLSIGRELVSVLENTSEGLDQYDEIKRLIKKLHEYTVHHFDFEEKMMAERNFIDLASHSFQHKIFIKKIEDIDLEKIDLNQKGYTLEILDFLASWISNHILKIDHKYIPIFNEN; encoded by the coding sequence ATGTTTGATTGGAAAGAAAGATATTCAGTAGGAGTTAAAGAAATTGATGAACAACATAAACAATTATTAAGCATTGGTAGGGAATTAGTTAGCGTTTTAGAAAACACCTCAGAAGGATTAGATCAATATGATGAAATAAAACGATTGATAAAAAAATTACACGAATATACTGTACATCATTTTGACTTTGAAGAAAAAATGATGGCTGAACGTAATTTTATAGATCTGGCAAGTCACAGTTTTCAGCATAAAATATTTATAAAAAAGATTGAAGATATTGATCTTGAAAAAATTGATCTTAATCAAAAGGGTTACACTTTAGAGATACTTGATTTTCTTGCATCATGGATTAGTAATCACATTCTTAAAATCGACCATAAATATATACCTATCTTCAATGAAAATTAA
- a CDS encoding Gfo/Idh/MocA family oxidoreductase, whose translation MKQIRLGVIGTGMAWERLHWPAIQELGDKFKVVALCNRSKEDAINFAKSINLELDNVYDDYQEMLKRDDLDAVDVLVPISENYEAAAAVVEANINLIAEKPLAASMKGARKLLELHKKHPVNIMVAENYRYNEEINMIRDVINQGKIDDVAYFIFNKFVNFEEEMKKDTYAATEWRQHPDFKGGAFLDAALHDIAGLRHIFGAVDKVYAMGRPQKEDFCPYRIINSQIKFQNGIIGHYSYYTDGKETQSPLIGLRIMGNKGEIYLEEKRAGIINVSYYDNSCEQIPYTPKRGYYNELLNFYNAMIGKEEIAVTPEVEYGDVKMIFDILKSIETNKSIEVDTENAFLYRNEPLKI comes from the coding sequence ATGAAACAAATACGATTAGGAGTTATAGGTACTGGTATGGCCTGGGAAAGACTGCACTGGCCTGCAATTCAAGAGCTGGGAGACAAGTTTAAAGTTGTAGCACTTTGTAATAGAAGTAAAGAAGACGCCATTAATTTTGCAAAAAGTATTAATCTCGAACTCGATAATGTCTATGATGATTATCAAGAAATGTTAAAAAGGGATGACTTAGATGCTGTTGATGTGCTGGTTCCAATATCAGAAAATTATGAAGCAGCTGCTGCAGTTGTAGAAGCTAATATTAATCTAATTGCAGAAAAACCCTTAGCTGCTTCCATGAAAGGAGCACGTAAACTACTAGAATTACACAAAAAACACCCTGTTAACATAATGGTCGCCGAAAATTACCGTTACAATGAAGAGATTAATATGATAAGAGACGTCATTAATCAAGGTAAAATAGATGATGTCGCTTATTTTATCTTTAATAAATTTGTGAATTTTGAAGAAGAAATGAAGAAAGATACCTACGCTGCAACAGAGTGGAGACAGCATCCCGATTTTAAGGGAGGAGCATTCTTGGATGCAGCTCTACACGATATAGCCGGATTAAGACATATCTTTGGTGCTGTTGATAAAGTATATGCTATGGGAAGACCACAAAAGGAAGATTTTTGCCCTTATAGAATTATTAACAGTCAAATTAAATTCCAAAATGGTATAATTGGTCATTATTCATATTATACCGATGGCAAAGAAACACAAAGTCCTTTAATAGGTTTACGTATAATGGGAAACAAAGGAGAAATATATTTAGAAGAAAAACGGGCAGGCATAATAAACGTATCGTACTATGATAATAGCTGCGAACAAATACCCTATACACCTAAACGTGGTTATTATAACGAGTTGTTAAACTTCTATAACGCTATGATAGGCAAAGAAGAAATCGCAGTCACTCCTGAAGTAGAATATGGTGATGTCAAAATGATCTTTGATATATTAAAGTCAATTGAAACAAACAAATCTATTGAAGTAGATACAGAAAACGCCTTTTTATACAGAAATGAACCACTCAAAATATAA
- the rsxC gene encoding electron transport complex subunit RsxC yields the protein MKNVKKFPIGGVHLPEEKHLTTNVEIKEMSTPDTVAIPLQQHIGAPCKPLVEVGQSVRRGECIAANDEGLSAKIHASISGVVKGIQKRATPDGNEIDCLVIEKGDKVDDEVFLDISKGDSDIDTIREIVKEAGIVGLGGACFPTHVKLNPPADKPIDTVLINGAECEPYITVDDRLMQEKSKELFRGLDLIMRTVGAKKGIIGCEINKPEALKQLNKEASNWENLYVEPLDTRYPHGAEKHLIKAILNREVPLRALPMEVKVVVNNVHTAISIAEAVDQGKSLTGRVLTVSGRGVKEQRNLFVPFGTSVEDVINFCGGFSCDNPSIILGGPMTGRKVEDISTPVMKGTSGIVVLNENEYDESDIRACIRCGKCVEVCPMYLSPNRIVNFVNNDMYDEAEDIGVNDCIECGACAFVCPSKRPLVRWIKEGKAALKKRD from the coding sequence ATGAAGAATGTGAAAAAATTTCCGATCGGTGGTGTACATCTACCTGAGGAAAAACATTTGACAACTAATGTAGAAATTAAAGAAATGTCAACACCAGATACAGTAGCTATACCTTTACAACAACATATTGGGGCGCCTTGTAAGCCTCTGGTTGAAGTAGGACAAAGTGTAAGACGTGGAGAATGTATAGCTGCAAATGATGAAGGATTATCCGCTAAAATTCATGCAAGTATCTCTGGAGTTGTTAAAGGAATTCAAAAAAGAGCAACCCCTGATGGTAATGAGATAGATTGTCTTGTTATTGAAAAAGGTGATAAAGTTGATGATGAAGTATTTTTGGATATTAGTAAAGGTGATTCTGATATAGATACAATTCGTGAGATTGTGAAAGAAGCCGGAATTGTAGGTTTGGGAGGTGCTTGTTTTCCAACCCATGTGAAATTAAACCCACCTGCTGATAAACCTATCGACACTGTATTGATTAATGGCGCGGAATGTGAACCATATATTACAGTTGATGATAGACTAATGCAGGAGAAAAGCAAAGAATTGTTCAGAGGTTTAGACCTTATAATGAGAACAGTAGGAGCTAAAAAAGGAATAATTGGCTGCGAAATCAATAAACCTGAGGCTCTAAAACAATTAAATAAAGAAGCAAGTAATTGGGAGAACTTATATGTTGAGCCACTAGATACACGATATCCTCATGGTGCAGAAAAACATTTAATCAAAGCAATATTAAATCGTGAAGTCCCATTACGTGCTTTGCCTATGGAAGTAAAGGTAGTAGTAAATAACGTTCACACTGCAATATCAATTGCAGAAGCTGTTGATCAGGGCAAAAGTCTGACAGGTAGAGTTTTGACTGTAAGTGGTAGAGGTGTTAAAGAACAAAGAAACTTATTTGTTCCTTTTGGAACTTCTGTAGAAGATGTAATAAACTTTTGTGGAGGTTTTAGCTGTGATAATCCAAGTATAATTTTAGGTGGACCAATGACTGGTAGGAAAGTTGAAGACATAAGTACACCAGTAATGAAAGGAACATCTGGGATAGTTGTTTTAAATGAAAATGAATATGATGAAAGTGATATCAGAGCTTGTATTCGTTGTGGTAAATGTGTAGAGGTATGTCCTATGTACCTATCACCAAATCGTATTGTGAATTTTGTAAACAATGATATGTATGACGAAGCAGAAGATATTGGCGTAAATGATTGTATTGAGTGTGGTGCTTGTGCCTTTGTATGTCCATCTAAACGTCCTTTGGTCAGATGGATTAAAGAAGGAAAAGCTGCACTTAAAAAAAGAGATTAA
- a CDS encoding RnfABCDGE type electron transport complex subunit D: MSSFQINGPHIQNNDTIEKNMWNVTLALIPASIVAVIFFGFYSLYLIFGTALSSVIFEKPFTKTKNIFGDGSAFLAGTLLGLTLAPNSPWWIPILGGFLTIVIAKQFFGGVGNNIFNPALVARAILFLSWPVYMTNWVKPMDVISSATPLAEAISTVAYWELFVGNVAGSIGETSALALLIGAIYLYLKGYIGFRIPLAYIISSALMAIVLGVDPIFTILSGGLLFGALFMATDMVTSPVAKNARVVYGIGCGVLTVVIREFTPYPEGVTFAILIMNGVSYLLDSLFEGPIFGEVKLRRKKLLKLGTIALATLIFATLVYGSYIFLNQDGANKVELIFENKMVEYFPEASHLNIVTSENDKQVLARIYEGENHIAYFSYIKNQGYLDNIEKLLVHDEEGTIISNKILKQNETASLGARIENNKFLNQFIGLTLENKGEALSDLDIISGATLSSRTVGQSVQSAMSLIEKDLEEARASEEYIGEAQGHNADIIVSVTVEDGQILGIDVVEHGETAGVIGNLFSELSSEILEKQSLDVDLVSGATVSSRGFLKAVENAIKDISLEAAEVYTGEARGHNDVILVSVIVEEGQITGVDVLEHGETERVIGDLYSDLSSEIIETQSLDIDLVSGATVSSRAFLEAVETAIADLDISTDINEDVEIVTGATENMAEEEYNIDEYTGEAQGHNDDIVVSVVVEDGEITGIDVLEHKETERVIGDLFEDLSSEIIETQSLDIDLVSGATVSSRAFLEALENALENK, translated from the coding sequence ATGTCTAGTTTTCAAATAAATGGACCACACATTCAAAATAACGATACGATAGAAAAGAATATGTGGAATGTAACTTTAGCATTAATACCAGCTTCTATTGTGGCTGTTATATTTTTTGGTTTTTATTCTTTATATTTAATATTTGGAACTGCTTTAAGTTCGGTTATTTTTGAGAAACCATTTACTAAAACAAAGAATATATTTGGTGATGGTAGTGCTTTTTTAGCAGGAACTTTATTAGGACTTACTCTTGCACCTAATTCACCATGGTGGATTCCTATATTAGGTGGATTTTTAACAATTGTTATTGCTAAGCAATTTTTTGGTGGTGTAGGTAATAATATTTTTAATCCAGCCTTAGTAGCCAGGGCAATACTTTTTCTATCCTGGCCAGTATATATGACTAATTGGGTTAAGCCTATGGATGTAATTAGTTCTGCGACTCCTTTGGCTGAAGCAATAAGTACTGTTGCTTATTGGGAATTATTTGTAGGAAATGTAGCTGGAAGTATTGGTGAAACTTCAGCTTTAGCTCTTTTAATTGGGGCTATATATCTTTATCTTAAGGGATATATCGGATTTAGAATTCCTCTTGCATATATAATTTCTTCAGCTTTAATGGCAATTGTTTTAGGAGTTGACCCTATATTTACTATTTTATCTGGAGGATTGCTTTTTGGAGCTTTATTCATGGCAACAGATATGGTAACTTCACCAGTTGCTAAAAATGCTCGTGTTGTTTATGGTATAGGTTGTGGTGTTTTGACAGTAGTTATACGTGAATTCACTCCTTATCCAGAAGGTGTAACTTTTGCAATTTTGATTATGAATGGAGTTTCTTATCTTCTAGATTCTCTTTTTGAGGGTCCAATTTTTGGAGAGGTAAAATTGAGAAGAAAAAAACTTCTTAAATTAGGAACTATAGCATTAGCTACTTTAATCTTTGCAACTCTTGTTTATGGTAGTTATATATTTCTCAATCAAGATGGAGCTAATAAAGTTGAGTTAATCTTTGAAAATAAAATGGTAGAGTATTTCCCTGAAGCAAGTCATTTAAACATTGTAACTTCAGAAAATGACAAGCAAGTTTTAGCAAGAATATATGAAGGTGAAAATCATATTGCTTACTTCTCATATATTAAAAATCAGGGATATCTTGATAATATAGAGAAATTGCTAGTTCATGATGAAGAAGGAACTATTATCAGTAATAAAATCTTAAAACAAAATGAAACAGCAAGTTTAGGTGCTAGAATAGAAAATAATAAATTCTTAAATCAATTTATAGGACTTACTTTAGAAAATAAAGGAGAAGCATTATCAGATCTTGATATTATCTCTGGAGCTACACTTTCTTCAAGGACTGTTGGTCAAAGTGTTCAAAGTGCAATGAGTTTAATTGAAAAAGATTTGGAAGAGGCAAGAGCTAGTGAAGAATATATTGGTGAGGCTCAAGGTCATAATGCTGATATTATAGTATCAGTGACTGTAGAAGATGGCCAGATACTTGGGATCGATGTAGTGGAACATGGAGAAACTGCCGGGGTTATTGGTAATCTATTCTCTGAATTAAGTTCTGAGATTCTTGAAAAACAAAGTCTTGATGTCGATCTAGTTTCAGGAGCAACAGTAAGTAGCAGAGGATTTTTAAAAGCTGTAGAAAATGCCATTAAAGATATTTCTTTAGAGGCAGCGGAAGTTTATACTGGAGAAGCTCGAGGTCATAATGATGTTATTCTAGTATCAGTAATAGTAGAAGAAGGTCAAATCACAGGTGTTGATGTATTGGAACATGGAGAAACTGAAAGAGTAATTGGAGACTTATACAGTGATTTGAGTTCTGAGATTATAGAGACACAAAGTCTTGATATTGATTTAGTTTCAGGAGCAACAGTAAGTAGTAGAGCTTTCTTAGAAGCTGTAGAAACTGCTATAGCCGATTTGGATATTAGCACTGATATAAATGAGGATGTAGAAATTGTTACTGGAGCTACAGAAAATATGGCAGAAGAAGAATATAATATTGATGAATATACTGGAGAAGCTCAAGGTCATAATGATGATATTGTGGTATCTGTAGTAGTTGAAGATGGTGAAATTACAGGTATTGATGTGCTGGAGCATAAAGAAACAGAAAGAGTGATTGGTGACTTGTTCGAAGACTTAAGCTCTGAAATTATAGAGACACAGAGTTTGGATATTGATTTAGTTTCAGGAGCAACGGTAAGTAGTAGAGCTTTCTTAGAAGCTTTAGAAAATGCTCTGGAGAATAAATAG
- a CDS encoding Rnf-Nqr domain containing protein: protein MTRLSVLFWNGFFVDNIMFIYFLGVLLAFVEAKSLKKSFSKGLKFAVSLFSVSILGWILTNSLTSELGFLNIWIFFITSYIAIHFLQKNGELIGEWQGMPRMILALPSMIGLQLLIQNRAADLAEMIAISGGSSLAFYVSFIVVAALREQILTSEADSIFKQGSSLLLAMGLLALALIGFQFFV, encoded by the coding sequence TTGACTAGACTTAGTGTTTTATTCTGGAATGGTTTTTTTGTAGATAATATTATGTTTATCTACTTTCTAGGTGTTTTATTGGCTTTTGTAGAAGCTAAAAGTCTGAAAAAATCTTTTAGCAAGGGTTTGAAGTTTGCTGTTAGTTTATTTTCTGTAAGTATATTGGGCTGGATTTTAACAAATAGCCTGACCTCTGAATTAGGATTTCTAAATATCTGGATATTCTTTATTACGTCATATATAGCTATTCATTTTCTTCAGAAAAATGGAGAACTTATTGGTGAATGGCAGGGTATGCCTCGAATGATACTGGCATTACCCTCTATGATTGGATTACAACTGTTAATTCAGAATCGAGCTGCTGATTTAGCTGAAATGATTGCTATTTCAGGCGGTAGTTCTCTGGCATTTTATGTTTCTTTTATTGTTGTAGCAGCACTAAGGGAGCAAATATTGACTTCTGAAGCTGATTCTATCTTTAAACAGGGTAGTTCCTTATTATTAGCTATGGGATTGCTGGCACTTGCCTTGATTGGATTTCAATTTTTTGTTTAG
- a CDS encoding Na+/H+ antiporter subunit E, with product MSQKNKKQLKVKNMLRTITEVLRIRMLIVLMIFWIILTGSLDWQQLLTGFLASLFIILFWGNFLIGQRDGFRLSFKNIFLLILFLKDLMIDLVKANIEVAKIVLNPDLPISPGFIKFKLELEETSSQVLLANSITLTPGTLTVLLSHKDIIVHALTKEAAKDVLDWRVQADIKEIEEVSTR from the coding sequence ATGAGTCAAAAAAATAAAAAACAATTAAAAGTTAAAAATATGCTTAGAACTATTACTGAAGTACTTCGGATAAGAATGTTAATTGTTTTAATGATTTTCTGGATTATATTAACTGGCTCTCTGGACTGGCAGCAGCTTTTAACAGGTTTTTTAGCATCTCTGTTTATTATTCTTTTTTGGGGTAATTTTCTGATTGGTCAAAGAGATGGATTTAGATTAAGCTTTAAAAATATTTTTCTTTTGATACTTTTTTTGAAAGATCTAATGATAGATCTTGTAAAAGCAAATATAGAAGTTGCAAAAATAGTATTAAATCCCGATCTTCCTATTAGTCCTGGTTTTATAAAATTCAAATTAGAATTAGAGGAAACCAGTTCTCAGGTTTTACTGGCAAATTCAATTACACTAACTCCAGGTACTCTTACTGTATTGCTTTCCCATAAAGATATAATAGTCCATGCTTTAACCAAAGAAGCAGCTAAAGATGTTCTGGATTGGAGAGTACAGGCTGATATTAAGGAGATTGAGGAGGTTAGTACAAGATGA
- a CDS encoding monovalent cation/H+ antiporter complex subunit F, with protein MMYYTMLFVSLCLVGIIPITFIRGIVGPTSLDRNVVINVIGTKTVVIMVLMSVIFEEYFFIDVALVYALISFIATFAVAKYLERGKLV; from the coding sequence ATGATGTATTATACTATGCTTTTTGTTAGTTTATGTTTGGTTGGCATCATTCCAATTACCTTTATACGTGGAATTGTTGGACCTACTTCTTTAGATAGAAATGTGGTTATTAATGTTATAGGTACTAAAACAGTGGTGATAATGGTTCTGATGTCAGTTATTTTTGAAGAATACTTTTTCATTGATGTAGCACTTGTTTATGCTTTGATTAGCTTTATTGCTACTTTTGCAGTTGCTAAATATTTGGAAAGAGGAAAATTAGTTTAG
- the mnhG gene encoding monovalent cation/H(+) antiporter subunit G, translated as MISEIIGSLMLLAGLFFFVVGTIGLLRMPDIYSRLHATTKCDTLGVFLILTGLMVGQGLTTVSLKILLVLAFLWITTPTAAHAIARAAYDTHKISRKSIPFWNESEVKKND; from the coding sequence ATGATAAGTGAAATAATCGGTAGCTTAATGCTACTAGCAGGATTATTCTTTTTTGTTGTTGGTACTATTGGTCTTTTAAGAATGCCAGATATTTATTCTCGCCTGCATGCTACAACAAAGTGCGATACTTTAGGTGTTTTTTTGATTTTGACTGGACTAATGGTTGGACAGGGTCTTACAACTGTTAGTTTGAAAATATTATTAGTGCTGGCTTTTCTTTGGATAACTACGCCAACAGCAGCACATGCCATAGCAAGAGCAGCTTATGATACTCACAAGATTTCTAGAAAATCAATTCCATTTTGGAATGAAAGTGAGGTAAAGAAAAATGATTGA
- a CDS encoding hydrogenase subunit MbhD domain-containing protein, with amino-acid sequence MIEAFNIILLFILIIVALVVAKIRDLLSAVILFAVFNLIMSLLWQQMRAPDVAITEAALGAGVTTALLVAAISKTGRREE; translated from the coding sequence ATGATTGAAGCTTTTAATATTATTTTATTATTTATTTTAATTATTGTAGCTCTTGTTGTTGCTAAAATTAGAGATCTTTTAAGTGCTGTAATTCTTTTTGCAGTATTTAATTTAATAATGTCATTACTCTGGCAGCAAATGCGAGCTCCAGATGTAGCGATTACAGAGGCTGCTTTAGGTGCAGGGGTAACCACAGCTTTGTTGGTAGCAGCAATAAGTAAAACGGGGCGTAGAGAAGAATGA
- the mbhE gene encoding hydrogen gas-evolving membrane-bound hydrogenase subunit E: protein MKQWLAFIMLFLIGVGMISIVAEMPTFGDVHNPAHTEMSERYLEQSVTETGSLNVVSAIISDYRAFDTLGETTVLFATVAAIYATLLAGSKSKKIVYGKEDKNDV, encoded by the coding sequence ATGAAACAGTGGTTAGCGTTTATAATGTTGTTTTTAATCGGAGTAGGAATGATATCTATAGTAGCTGAAATGCCGACTTTTGGAGATGTTCATAACCCTGCACACACAGAAATGTCGGAAAGATATTTGGAACAATCAGTTACAGAAACTGGATCTTTAAATGTAGTATCAGCTATTATATCAGACTATCGTGCCTTTGATACTTTAGGTGAAACTACAGTTTTGTTTGCCACTGTTGCTGCTATATATGCTACTTTATTAGCTGGCTCTAAAAGTAAAAAGATTGTTTATGGGAAGGAAGATAAGAATGACGTTTAA
- a CDS encoding MnhB domain-containing protein: MTFKDEIVNTITRFLLPFITLFGIYLIVHVHLSPGGGFSGGTVIGSAFVLFSLSYGVSVQEKKLSHRTSALLESFGGLWYIFLGMIALFLGQNFLANSGVFPLGRVGSLFSSGMIILVNIGLGLKVASTFITLFDSLSGEDLE; this comes from the coding sequence ATGACGTTTAAAGATGAAATAGTTAATACTATTACAAGATTCCTTTTGCCATTTATCACTTTGTTCGGTATTTATTTAATAGTCCATGTACATCTTTCACCTGGTGGTGGTTTTTCTGGAGGTACAGTTATTGGATCTGCTTTTGTCTTATTCTCTCTTTCTTATGGTGTATCAGTTCAGGAAAAAAAATTATCACATCGTACTTCGGCGTTATTAGAGAGTTTTGGTGGATTATGGTATATATTTTTAGGGATGATTGCTCTTTTTCTTGGGCAAAATTTCTTGGCAAACTCAGGTGTTTTTCCACTCGGAAGAGTAGGAAGTCTTTTTAGTAGTGGAATGATTATTCTTGTTAATATTGGTCTTGGGCTTAAAGTTGCTAGTACTTTTATAACCCTATTTGACAGTTTAAGTGGGGAGGATTTAGAATGA